The following are from one region of the Salvia splendens isolate huo1 chromosome 2, SspV2, whole genome shotgun sequence genome:
- the LOC121792430 gene encoding WRKY transcription factor 22-like, giving the protein MEDDWDLHAIVRGCAALTAPSPSPTVATNNNTRSFESLHTHKKAPCNFSVSSFQDLLQPRRNDVVREDLYKPFFPKSEIPFSLPISTSRLVSQDLPPPQPFSVSNAPKIPASHTPTPRPKRRKCFSKKVCHVAAENLSSDVWSWRKYGQKPIKGSPYPRGYYRCSTSKGCLARKQVERNKSDPGMFIVTYTAEHNHPMPTHRNSLAGSTRHKPADPPASKNSSEILSPVPEKLESSREDELAEDDDDGVFSVADMALDDDFFAGLEDFTATEPGSGHLQFPWLSTSAKTTTTAGGR; this is encoded by the exons ATGGAGGATGACTGGGATCTCCACGCCATCGTCAGAGGCTGCGCCGCCCTCACCgccccctccccctcccccacCGTAGCAACGAACAACAACACCAGATCCTTTGAATCTCTCCATACTCATAAGAAGGCGCCTTGCAACTTCTCAGTCTCTTCCTTCCAAGATCTGCTCCAGCCCAGACGAAACGACGTTGTTCGAGAAGATCTCTACAAACCCTTTTTCCCCAAATCCGAAATCCCTTTTTCTTTGCCGATTTCGACCTCCCGCCTAGTATCGCAAGATCTGCCGCCGCCGCAGCCTTTCTCTGTTTCGAATGCCCCAAAAATTCCTGCTTCTCACACTCCTACCCCAAGGCCCAAAAGAAG GAAGTGCTTCAGCAAGAAGGTTTGCCACGTGGCAGCCGAGAATCTATCTTCCGACGTGTGGTCGTGGAGAAAGTACGGCCAGAAACCAATTAAAGGCTCTCCATATCCAAG GGGTTATTACAGATGCAGCACCTCAAAAGGCTGTCTGGCGAGAAAGCAAGTGGAGCGGAATAAATCCGACCCGGGAATGTTCATCGTGACCTACACGGCGGAGCACAACCACCCCATGCCCACCCACCGCAACTCCCTCGCCGGCAGCACCCGCCACAAGCCGGCTGACCCTCCCGCCTCCAAGAATTCCTCCGAGATCCTCTCGCCGGTGCCGGAGAAGTTGGAGAGCAGCAGAGAGGATGAGCTggccgaagacgacgacgacggCGTATTTAGCGTTGCAGACATGGCTCTGGATGACGATTTCTTCGCTGGTTTGGAGGATTTCACG
- the LOC121765509 gene encoding C-terminal binding protein AN-like isoform X2: MSVLYFDVLEIWEVSTLAFPPASRRMDTLNDLLAASDVISLHCALTEETIQIMNADCLQHIKPESFLVNTGSSQLLDDCSIKQFLLDVTLAGCAITMDGSMVRKQRVPTIVLLSIQ, translated from the exons ATGAGCGTGCTCTATTTTGACGTGCTAGAGATATG GGAAGTGTCTACGTTAGCATTCCCACCTGCTTCTAGAAGAATGGATACACTGAATGACTTGCTTGCTGCAAGTGATGTTATATCACTGCACTGTGCTTTGACTGAGGAAACGATTCAAATTATGAACGCAGATTGTCTACAACACATAAAGCCTG AGTCATTTCTTGTGAATACTGGTAGTAGCCAACTGCTGGATGATTGTTCTATAAAGCAATTTTTGCTTGATGTCACACTTGCAGGCTGTGCTATAACAATGGATGGAAGCATGG TGCGAAAGCAACGCGTACCAACCATAGTTTTGCTTTCAATTCAATAG
- the LOC121765488 gene encoding heavy metal-associated isoprenylated plant protein 39-like isoform X2 gives MQKFVLNLDLQNDKDQQRRALKTISTLSGIDEISIDLKGKKLTVIGTVDPVSVVSKLRKKSWPAKIISVGPAKEPEKKKEEPKKEEPKKEEAKKEEEPKKEEVKKEEEPKKEEAKKEEAKEGEKKEEPKKEEKKPEPEMMHHQMMQVIGTGLPYRPYRPYYPPAPTYYPVHHSMEENPNACIIS, from the exons ATGCAGAAATTTGTGTTGAATTTGGATTTGCAAAATGACAAAGATCAACAAAGAAGGGCCTTGAAGACGATCTCAACTCTTTCTG GAATCGATGAAATTTCCATCGACCTAAAGGGGAAGAAGCTAACCGTGATTGGAACGGTCGACCCAGTATCCGTGGTTAGCAAACTTCGCAAAAAGAGCTGGCCGGCCAAGATAATCTCGGTGGGGCCAGCCAAAGAgccggagaagaagaaggaggagcCTAAGAAGGAGGAACCCAAGAAGGAGGAGGCAAAGAAGGAAGAGGAGCCAAAGAAGGAGGAGgtgaagaaggaagaggagccgaagaaagaagaggcGAAGAAGGAGGAGGCGAAGGAaggagaaaagaaagaagagccTAAAAAGGAGGAGAAGAAGCCGGAGCCGGAAATGATGCATCATCAAATGATGCAGGTGATTGGCACTGGATTGCCGTATAGGCCTTACCGGCCCTACTATCCTCCTGCGCCCACATACTACCCCGTGCACCACAGCATGGAAGAGAACCCGAACGCGTGCATTATAAGCTAA
- the LOC121765488 gene encoding heavy metal-associated isoprenylated plant protein 39-like isoform X3, giving the protein MLLSLLELSFTVQSQSEGIDEISIDLKGKKLTVIGTVDPVSVVSKLRKKSWPAKIISVGPAKEPEKKKEEPKKEEPKKEEAKKEEEPKKEEVKKEEEPKKEEAKKEEAKEGEKKEEPKKEEKKPEPEMMHHQMMQVIGTGLPYRPYRPYYPPAPTYYPVHHSMEENPNACIIS; this is encoded by the exons ATGTTGCTTTCCCTGCTGGAATTGAGTTTTACAGTGCAGTCACAATCAGAAG GAATCGATGAAATTTCCATCGACCTAAAGGGGAAGAAGCTAACCGTGATTGGAACGGTCGACCCAGTATCCGTGGTTAGCAAACTTCGCAAAAAGAGCTGGCCGGCCAAGATAATCTCGGTGGGGCCAGCCAAAGAgccggagaagaagaaggaggagcCTAAGAAGGAGGAACCCAAGAAGGAGGAGGCAAAGAAGGAAGAGGAGCCAAAGAAGGAGGAGgtgaagaaggaagaggagccgaagaaagaagaggcGAAGAAGGAGGAGGCGAAGGAaggagaaaagaaagaagagccTAAAAAGGAGGAGAAGAAGCCGGAGCCGGAAATGATGCATCATCAAATGATGCAGGTGATTGGCACTGGATTGCCGTATAGGCCTTACCGGCCCTACTATCCTCCTGCGCCCACATACTACCCCGTGCACCACAGCATGGAAGAGAACCCGAACGCGTGCATTATAAGCTAA
- the LOC121765488 gene encoding heavy metal-associated isoprenylated plant protein 39-like isoform X1 translates to MKKFVLNLDLQNDKDQQRRALKTISTLSGIDEISIDLKGKKLTVIGTVDPVSVVSKLRKKSWPAKIISVGPAKEPEKKKEEPKKEEPKKEEAKKEEEPKKEEVKKEEEPKKEEAKKEEAKEGEKKEEPKKEEKKPEPEMMHHQMMQVIGTGLPYRPYRPYYPPAPTYYPVHHSMEENPNACIIS, encoded by the exons ATGAAG AAATTTGTGTTGAATTTGGATTTGCAAAATGACAAAGATCAACAAAGAAGGGCCTTGAAGACGATCTCAACTCTTTCTG GAATCGATGAAATTTCCATCGACCTAAAGGGGAAGAAGCTAACCGTGATTGGAACGGTCGACCCAGTATCCGTGGTTAGCAAACTTCGCAAAAAGAGCTGGCCGGCCAAGATAATCTCGGTGGGGCCAGCCAAAGAgccggagaagaagaaggaggagcCTAAGAAGGAGGAACCCAAGAAGGAGGAGGCAAAGAAGGAAGAGGAGCCAAAGAAGGAGGAGgtgaagaaggaagaggagccgaagaaagaagaggcGAAGAAGGAGGAGGCGAAGGAaggagaaaagaaagaagagccTAAAAAGGAGGAGAAGAAGCCGGAGCCGGAAATGATGCATCATCAAATGATGCAGGTGATTGGCACTGGATTGCCGTATAGGCCTTACCGGCCCTACTATCCTCCTGCGCCCACATACTACCCCGTGCACCACAGCATGGAAGAGAACCCGAACGCGTGCATTATAAGCTAA
- the LOC121792431 gene encoding protein REVEILLE 3-like isoform X2 — MVSVHPNPQTGQGFTHFYNFHLGGDPAKAADNNTASYWSVAAAAVDEPGKKVRKPYTITKSRENWTEMEHEKFLEALHLFDRDWKKIGAFVGSKTVIQIRSHAQKHFMKVQKNGASEHVPPPRPKRKAAHPYPHKAPKKVASQPSEPLSSAPLLDPKYAVGLQSVSVPRNVISSKSLYHCTPPVPTGCSSPISSDEFALSGGAMNWSSSSDDVTPRRWASNETNSQVKEKVIGNRALPDFAQVYRFIGRLFDSSAKDHLTELKKMDPINIETVLMLMNNLSANLISPEFENHRKLLSMYNVDAENDQTSSETSW; from the exons ATGGTTTCTGTGCACCCGAATCCCCAAACGGGTCAGGGTTTTACCCATTTCTACAATTTCCATTTGGGTGGGGATCCGGCGAAGGCAGCAGACAATAACACGGCGTCGTACTGGAGCGTCGCCGCTGCCGCCGTGGATGAGCCCGGAAAGAAGGTCCGAAAGCCTTACACGATCACCAAGTCGAGAGAGAACTGGACTGAGATGGAGCACGAGAAGTTTCTAGAAGCTCTTCATTT ATTTGATCGTGACTGGAAGAAAATTGGGGCTTTTGTTGGCTCAAAGACAGTAATCCAG ATTCGCAGCCATGCTCAGAAACATTTTATGAAAGTTCAAAAGAATGGTGCGAGTGAACATGTTCCTCCCCCGCGGCCAAAGAGGAAAGCAGCTCACCCTTATCCACATAAAGCCCCCAAAAAAG TTGCATCCCAACCCTCAGAACCGTTGTCTTCAGCTCCTCTTCTCGACCCCAAATATGCTGTGGGGCTGCAATCAGTGTCAGTGCCCAGAAATGTAATTAGCAGCAAGTCTTTGTATCATTGCACTCCCCCAGTGCCAACGGGCTGTTCATCTCCTATATCAAGTG ATGAATTTGCATTGTCTGGTGGTGCCATGAACTGGAGTAGTAGCAGTGATGACGTTACTCCTCGCAGATGGGCGTCAAATGAGACGAATAGCCAAGTAAAAGAGAAAGTGATAGGAAACAGAG CTCTACCAGACTTTGCTCAGGTTTATCGCTTTATTGGCCGTCTATTTGACTCTAGTGCCAAAGATCACTTGACAGAGCTAAAAAAGATGGACCCCATAAATATCGAGACG GTGCTGATGTTGATGAACAATCTCTCAGCCAACTTGATCAGCCCTGAATTTGAGAATCAT AGGAAGTTGCTGTCAATGTACAATGTTGATGCCGAAAATGACCAGACGAGCAGTGAAACCTCTTGGTAG
- the LOC121792431 gene encoding protein REVEILLE 3-like isoform X1 encodes MVSVHPNPQTGQGFTHFYNFHLGGDPAKAADNNTASYWSVAAAAVDEPGKKVRKPYTITKSRENWTEMEHEKFLEALHLFDRDWKKIGAFVGSKTVIQIRSHAQKHFMKVQKNGASEHVPPPRPKRKAAHPYPHKAPKKVASQPSEPLSSAPLLDPKYAVGLQSVSVPRNVISSKSLYHCTPPVPTGCSSPISSDEFALSGGAMNWSSSSDDVTPRRWASNETNSQVKEKVIGNRAALPDFAQVYRFIGRLFDSSAKDHLTELKKMDPINIETVLMLMNNLSANLISPEFENHRKLLSMYNVDAENDQTSSETSW; translated from the exons ATGGTTTCTGTGCACCCGAATCCCCAAACGGGTCAGGGTTTTACCCATTTCTACAATTTCCATTTGGGTGGGGATCCGGCGAAGGCAGCAGACAATAACACGGCGTCGTACTGGAGCGTCGCCGCTGCCGCCGTGGATGAGCCCGGAAAGAAGGTCCGAAAGCCTTACACGATCACCAAGTCGAGAGAGAACTGGACTGAGATGGAGCACGAGAAGTTTCTAGAAGCTCTTCATTT ATTTGATCGTGACTGGAAGAAAATTGGGGCTTTTGTTGGCTCAAAGACAGTAATCCAG ATTCGCAGCCATGCTCAGAAACATTTTATGAAAGTTCAAAAGAATGGTGCGAGTGAACATGTTCCTCCCCCGCGGCCAAAGAGGAAAGCAGCTCACCCTTATCCACATAAAGCCCCCAAAAAAG TTGCATCCCAACCCTCAGAACCGTTGTCTTCAGCTCCTCTTCTCGACCCCAAATATGCTGTGGGGCTGCAATCAGTGTCAGTGCCCAGAAATGTAATTAGCAGCAAGTCTTTGTATCATTGCACTCCCCCAGTGCCAACGGGCTGTTCATCTCCTATATCAAGTG ATGAATTTGCATTGTCTGGTGGTGCCATGAACTGGAGTAGTAGCAGTGATGACGTTACTCCTCGCAGATGGGCGTCAAATGAGACGAATAGCCAAGTAAAAGAGAAAGTGATAGGAAACAGAG CAGCTCTACCAGACTTTGCTCAGGTTTATCGCTTTATTGGCCGTCTATTTGACTCTAGTGCCAAAGATCACTTGACAGAGCTAAAAAAGATGGACCCCATAAATATCGAGACG GTGCTGATGTTGATGAACAATCTCTCAGCCAACTTGATCAGCCCTGAATTTGAGAATCAT AGGAAGTTGCTGTCAATGTACAATGTTGATGCCGAAAATGACCAGACGAGCAGTGAAACCTCTTGGTAG
- the LOC121765509 gene encoding C-terminal binding protein AN-like isoform X3, whose translation MSVLYFDVLEIWEVSTLAFPPASRRMDTLNDLLAASDVISLHCALTEETIQIMNADCLQHIKPGCAITMDGSMGTSNNSLSMNVIYRVS comes from the exons ATGAGCGTGCTCTATTTTGACGTGCTAGAGATATG GGAAGTGTCTACGTTAGCATTCCCACCTGCTTCTAGAAGAATGGATACACTGAATGACTTGCTTGCTGCAAGTGATGTTATATCACTGCACTGTGCTTTGACTGAGGAAACGATTCAAATTATGAACGCAGATTGTCTACAACACATAAAGCCTG GCTGTGCTATAACAATGGATGGAAGCATGGGTACGAGTAATAATAGTTTGAGTATGAATGTGATATACAGAGTTAGTTAA
- the LOC121765828 gene encoding uncharacterized protein LOC121765828, which translates to MSGAEESKEQTEVVMEDGEKAIPSPKQEEESVKNKYGGLMPKKQPLISKDHERAYFDSADWALGKQSGQKPKGPLEALRPKLQPTHQQTGYRKSPCAPSEGEDGSTAQGEDATHNE; encoded by the exons ATGTCAGGTGCTGAGGAAAGCAAAGAGCAAACAGAAGTTGTTATGGAGGATGGTGAGAAGGCCATTCCATCACCAAAGCAGGAA GAGGAATCTGTGAAGAATAAATATGGTGGGTTAATGCCAAAGAAGCAACCATTGATTTCTAAG GATCATGAACGTGCCTACTTTGACTCTGCTGATTGGGCTTTGGGAAAG CAAAGTGGACAGAAGCCTAAAGGACCGCTGGAGGCTCTCCGGCCCAAGCTACAG CCAACTCATCAGCAAACAGGCTACCGCAAATCTCCTTGTGCACCATCAGAAGGTGAAG ATGGAAGCACTGCCCAAGGGGAAGATGCAACTCACAATGAATAA
- the LOC121765509 gene encoding C-terminal binding protein AN-like isoform X1 encodes MSVLYFDVLEIWEVSTLAFPPASRRMDTLNDLLAASDVISLHCALTEETIQIMNADCLQHIKPESFLVNTGSSQLLDDCSIKQFLLDVTLAGCAITMDGSMGTSNNSLSMNVIYRVS; translated from the exons ATGAGCGTGCTCTATTTTGACGTGCTAGAGATATG GGAAGTGTCTACGTTAGCATTCCCACCTGCTTCTAGAAGAATGGATACACTGAATGACTTGCTTGCTGCAAGTGATGTTATATCACTGCACTGTGCTTTGACTGAGGAAACGATTCAAATTATGAACGCAGATTGTCTACAACACATAAAGCCTG AGTCATTTCTTGTGAATACTGGTAGTAGCCAACTGCTGGATGATTGTTCTATAAAGCAATTTTTGCTTGATGTCACACTTGCAGGCTGTGCTATAACAATGGATGGAAGCATGGGTACGAGTAATAATAGTTTGAGTATGAATGTGATATACAGAGTTAGTTAA